In Dyadobacter subterraneus, a single genomic region encodes these proteins:
- a CDS encoding lipocalin family protein — MKLFTSIIFVCFLCAFKLPNTTVEKVDINHYAGTWYSLYSIPSTYDKGSRETTGKYTWNKKGEYYDVVTSYKKEGSEEVHAVNSKVYQVPGTNNAQMKAQFLWPFKIDYWVIELAQDYSYVVVGHPEHKFLFIMSRKKTMDKKLYSDIVARCEAKGYDVSKLTCQNHKE, encoded by the coding sequence ATGAAACTATTCACATCAATCATTTTTGTCTGCTTTTTATGCGCTTTCAAGCTTCCTAATACTACGGTTGAAAAAGTTGACATCAACCATTATGCAGGAACCTGGTATTCACTTTATTCAATTCCGTCAACATATGACAAAGGAAGCAGGGAAACAACAGGGAAGTATACCTGGAACAAAAAGGGGGAATATTATGACGTTGTTACCTCCTATAAAAAAGAAGGCAGTGAAGAAGTTCATGCGGTAAATTCCAAAGTATATCAGGTGCCAGGCACTAATAATGCCCAGATGAAGGCTCAATTCTTGTGGCCATTTAAAATCGATTATTGGGTAATCGAACTTGCGCAAGACTATTCCTACGTCGTGGTTGGTCACCCGGAACATAAATTTTTATTCATTATGAGTCGAAAAAAGACGATGGATAAAAAACTTTATTCAGACATTGTGGCCCGGTGTGAAGCCAAAGGATATGATGTTTCGAAGCTTACCTGCCAAAATCATAAAGAATAA
- a CDS encoding Crp/Fnr family transcriptional regulator, producing MLLSPKETLHNSLSHFAQLSEEDIRLADHMWTHRKIAKNEFFNFRNSVCRQIGFIVKGLFRVYYTDLKTETEHNIYFIPENTFLVSLKSFLTQTACPYSIEALEDSELIVISHENLLSLYPQSHGWERFGRLLAEQYYVYSQTKAEGLLSQSAEDRYLSLLAEFPDVANRVSLGHVASYLGIKGPSLSRIRAQMAGK from the coding sequence ATGCTTTTAAGTCCTAAGGAAACATTACATAATAGCCTCAGTCATTTTGCGCAGCTTAGTGAAGAAGATATCCGGCTGGCAGATCATATGTGGACGCACAGGAAAATTGCAAAAAATGAATTTTTCAATTTCCGTAATTCCGTTTGCAGACAAATCGGTTTTATCGTCAAAGGATTGTTCCGGGTTTATTACACGGATTTAAAAACAGAGACGGAACATAATATTTATTTCATCCCGGAAAACACATTTCTGGTTTCCCTGAAAAGTTTCCTGACGCAGACAGCCTGTCCGTATAGTATTGAAGCCCTTGAAGATTCCGAATTGATCGTGATCAGTCATGAAAATTTATTATCGCTGTACCCGCAATCACACGGTTGGGAGCGTTTTGGAAGACTTTTAGCCGAACAATACTATGTTTACAGCCAAACTAAGGCAGAGGGTTTGTTAAGCCAGTCAGCCGAGGATCGCTATCTTTCCCTGTTGGCCGAATTCCCGGATGTTGCCAATCGCGTTTCGCTGGGACATGTAGCCTCTTATCTTGGAATCAAAGGCCCTTCCCTAAGCAGAATCCGTGCGCAAATGGCAGGGAAATAA
- a CDS encoding asparagine synthetase B, whose translation MFRRFLPLLLVLVSPVCMANFLLIPMDKTQTNHLKAYGLAYAILKDDIELDWLLNYRGGSFMVQYSKSIETECKLRAISFEILSDASEAQIVSQISNPNVNMEVIKLHTAAKIAVYSPIKISPSESENTDAVLLVLKYAEIPFEVIYDEEILKGDLPKYDWLHLHHEDFTGQFGRNLRRLSPSDIKAQEAIANRFGYTKVSQMKSAVAKSIKEFCAGGGFLFAMCSGAETFDIALAAEGIDIVDGIDGDGVDPNAQAKLDYSKTFAFQNFKLHLDDDDGSAFSDINATGGRSWYSENEDYFSLFDFSAKWDVIPAMLVQNHESLIREFFGQTNAFTKYTVKPNVLVMGTSSQSDRYIYGELGRGQWTFYGGHDPEGRRGGNRRMATDLNLYPNSPGYRLILNNVLFPSARKKKRKT comes from the coding sequence ATGTTCAGAAGATTTCTCCCATTGCTGCTGGTTCTTGTTTCGCCTGTTTGCATGGCGAATTTTCTATTGATACCGATGGACAAAACCCAAACCAATCATCTTAAAGCATATGGTTTGGCTTATGCAATACTCAAAGATGATATTGAACTGGACTGGCTTTTGAATTATCGCGGCGGCAGTTTTATGGTTCAATATTCAAAGTCCATTGAAACGGAATGTAAACTACGTGCAATTTCATTCGAGATTTTATCTGATGCTTCCGAAGCACAAATCGTCAGCCAGATCAGCAATCCGAATGTGAATATGGAAGTGATTAAACTGCATACAGCTGCGAAAATTGCTGTATATTCCCCAATAAAAATAAGTCCGTCAGAATCTGAAAATACGGATGCAGTATTGCTTGTCCTGAAATATGCAGAAATCCCTTTTGAAGTAATTTATGATGAAGAAATTTTAAAAGGAGATTTGCCAAAATATGACTGGCTTCACCTTCACCATGAAGATTTTACAGGTCAGTTTGGAAGAAATTTGCGCCGCCTGTCGCCCAGTGATATCAAAGCACAGGAAGCAATAGCTAATCGTTTTGGTTATACCAAAGTGTCACAGATGAAATCGGCCGTGGCAAAATCGATTAAAGAATTCTGTGCCGGCGGCGGATTTCTTTTTGCAATGTGTTCAGGCGCAGAAACGTTTGACATAGCCCTTGCTGCCGAAGGAATTGATATTGTCGATGGTATAGATGGCGACGGTGTGGATCCTAATGCACAGGCAAAACTGGATTATTCAAAAACTTTTGCCTTCCAAAATTTCAAGCTGCATCTGGACGATGATGATGGAAGTGCATTTTCGGATATTAATGCAACGGGTGGAAGATCATGGTACAGCGAAAATGAAGATTATTTTTCTCTTTTTGATTTCTCCGCAAAGTGGGATGTGATACCAGCGATGCTTGTCCAGAATCATGAAAGTCTGATTCGCGAATTTTTTGGACAAACCAATGCATTTACAAAATATACAGTTAAACCAAATGTACTGGTGATGGGAACAAGCAGTCAGTCAGACCGATACATTTATGGCGAACTCGGGCGCGGCCAATGGACATTTTATGGCGGGCACGATCCGGAAGGACGGCGTGGCGGGAATCGCAGGATGGCGACAGATTTAAATCTTTACCCCAATTCACCAGGTTACCGGCTTATTCTTAACAACGTCCTGTTTCCATCGGCAAGAAAGAAAAAGAGAAAAACCTGA
- a CDS encoding PLP-dependent aminotransferase family protein: MSSPVQIPFKSMVIIDRVLDTPVYLQIVHQIINAIQRGVLTPGIQLPGSRALSQELEVHRKTIIAVYDELNAQGWTEIQPNKGTFVSNKAPARRSDSLKYNTEFLTSYPAKAGFAFKQNILLDKPSVSTNSVLEFTDGLPDIRLAPLDRLSKVYGGILKRKSSHKHFGYSHVEGNEFYRETLAHYLNNTRGLHITKNNILTTRGIHMSIYLASNMLIDKGDLVIVGDLSYYVANMIFQEAGARIIPVAVDEDGISVEAIKKLCETRKIRMLYLTPHHHYPTTVTLSAERRLELLSLSAQYGFIILEDDYDYDFHYNSSPVLPLTSADRHGMVVYIGSFCNSLAPGFRSGYLVAPVNLIQELGKFRRIVDRQGDMLMEQALGELLEEREIQRHLKKALKIYQERRDSLCDLLNSELGDYVSFSAPPGGLSIWTKWNSELNLMRISKNCLAQNLHLPQKLLYQTESVTAMRLGFGNLTIEEMKEAVSILKKAVMKG, from the coding sequence ATGAGTAGTCCGGTTCAAATTCCTTTCAAAAGCATGGTCATTATAGACCGGGTTTTGGACACACCAGTTTATTTACAGATTGTCCATCAGATAATCAACGCGATTCAGCGTGGCGTATTAACGCCCGGAATCCAGTTGCCCGGATCTCGTGCGTTATCGCAGGAGCTTGAAGTGCATCGTAAAACCATTATCGCTGTGTATGACGAATTGAATGCCCAGGGCTGGACCGAAATTCAGCCTAATAAAGGAACTTTTGTAAGCAACAAAGCACCTGCCAGAAGATCGGATTCCTTAAAATACAATACTGAATTTCTAACAAGTTATCCGGCAAAAGCGGGTTTTGCGTTTAAACAAAACATATTGCTTGATAAACCTAGCGTAAGTACGAATTCCGTTCTTGAATTTACAGACGGCCTTCCTGATATTCGCCTGGCGCCCTTGGATCGTTTATCAAAAGTTTACGGCGGAATTTTGAAAAGGAAAAGCAGTCACAAACATTTTGGCTATTCTCATGTGGAGGGCAATGAATTTTATCGCGAAACACTTGCGCATTACCTCAACAACACCCGTGGACTGCACATTACTAAAAATAATATTTTGACAACCAGAGGAATTCATATGAGTATTTATCTGGCTTCCAATATGTTAATTGATAAAGGTGATCTGGTTATCGTCGGGGATTTAAGTTATTATGTTGCTAATATGATCTTTCAGGAAGCCGGCGCACGTATCATTCCGGTGGCGGTGGATGAAGATGGAATTTCTGTTGAAGCGATTAAAAAGCTCTGTGAAACCAGGAAAATCAGAATGCTTTACCTTACGCCGCATCATCATTATCCAACAACGGTTACGCTGAGTGCTGAGCGGAGACTTGAATTGTTAAGTCTTTCAGCGCAATATGGTTTTATTATTCTGGAAGATGATTATGACTATGATTTTCACTACAACAGCAGTCCGGTGCTGCCGCTCACCAGCGCCGACCGGCATGGAATGGTGGTTTATATCGGCTCTTTTTGTAATTCTCTTGCTCCGGGTTTTCGCTCCGGGTATTTGGTGGCGCCGGTAAATCTGATTCAGGAACTAGGAAAATTTAGACGAATCGTTGATCGTCAGGGAGATATGCTGATGGAACAGGCTTTGGGAGAATTGCTTGAAGAAAGAGAAATACAGCGGCATCTTAAAAAAGCCTTGAAAATATATCAGGAACGAAGAGATTCTTTGTGTGATTTGTTAAATTCAGAACTGGGCGATTATGTGTCATTTTCAGCGCCGCCGGGAGGATTATCTATCTGGACAAAATGGAATTCTGAACTCAACCTCATGCGGATCAGCAAAAATTGTCTGGCGCAAAATCTCCATTTACCTCAAAAACTTTTATATCAAACTGAAAGTGTAACAGCCATGCGCCTGGGCTTTGGAAATCTGACGATTGAGGAAATGAAAGAGGCAGTTAGTATTCTAAAAAAAGCAGTTATGAAAGGATAG
- a CDS encoding DHA2 family efflux MFS transporter permease subunit, which translates to MKRTILLITVIAAAVMELIDTSIVNVALSHMSGNLGSTLEDTSWVITSYAIANVIIIPMTSFLALKLGRRNYYIGSVIAFTFFSFMCGQASGIWMLVFFRFLQGLGGGALLSVSQAIVFELFPKEKQNVASAIFGVGVFLGPTIGPTLGGFITEYYSWPWIFYINVPIGITVASLCYVLLGEPKFKQAAGNIDWTGILLLAIGVGSLQTVLERGEIDDWFDANYIIWLSVAASLGLSLFIWWELKVKSPVVNLRVLKSKNLSIAAIVTFISGIGLFSSVFLTPVFAQRLLNFTPSQTGLLLLPGAFLAIGGLIISAKLLQKGVSPLFMITTGMILFVLFSWQMSRLNLNASAHDITISLIFRGVGLAIVTVPLTALAVSALEPKDIPQGAALNNMMRQLGGSVGLAMVNTYLHNRNALHRSDLVSNVTEYNPLAMQRVAGYTNFFMSKGFTLFDANKKAMGLIDAGIGRQSNLLSFNDAYLLVGAVFLCALPLLFLVTKKKGSKPQVILSDH; encoded by the coding sequence ATGAAAAGAACAATCCTTCTGATTACCGTGATTGCGGCTGCCGTCATGGAATTAATTGATACATCAATTGTAAACGTTGCCCTGTCGCATATGAGCGGAAACCTGGGTTCCACGCTTGAAGATACCTCCTGGGTAATAACATCTTATGCCATAGCCAACGTGATCATTATCCCGATGACCAGCTTTCTTGCCCTGAAACTGGGTCGGAGAAATTATTACATCGGATCCGTCATTGCTTTCACATTCTTTTCCTTTATGTGCGGACAAGCGTCAGGAATCTGGATGCTGGTTTTCTTTCGATTTTTACAGGGACTTGGCGGAGGCGCGTTGCTTTCTGTTTCCCAGGCTATTGTTTTTGAATTATTTCCAAAAGAAAAACAAAATGTGGCCAGCGCCATTTTTGGCGTAGGTGTATTTTTAGGCCCAACGATAGGGCCGACCTTGGGTGGTTTTATCACAGAATATTACTCCTGGCCGTGGATTTTCTACATCAATGTTCCCATTGGAATAACGGTAGCTTCACTTTGTTATGTTTTACTGGGAGAGCCAAAATTCAAGCAAGCGGCGGGAAATATCGACTGGACAGGCATTTTGTTATTGGCTATTGGTGTCGGTTCCTTACAAACTGTTTTGGAAAGGGGAGAAATAGATGACTGGTTCGATGCCAATTATATTATTTGGCTGAGCGTAGCAGCATCACTTGGACTATCCTTATTTATCTGGTGGGAATTGAAAGTGAAAAGTCCGGTGGTTAATCTGCGGGTTTTGAAAAGCAAAAATCTTAGTATCGCGGCAATTGTCACATTTATTTCCGGAATCGGGCTTTTCAGTTCTGTCTTTTTAACGCCGGTTTTTGCACAGCGTTTATTGAATTTTACACCTTCACAAACCGGATTACTATTATTGCCAGGCGCTTTTCTGGCAATTGGGGGTTTAATTATCTCGGCAAAATTATTACAGAAAGGCGTTTCTCCATTGTTTATGATCACAACCGGGATGATACTTTTTGTTCTGTTCAGCTGGCAGATGTCACGGTTAAATTTGAATGCCAGTGCACATGACATTACCATTTCCCTGATTTTCCGAGGTGTCGGACTTGCGATTGTAACAGTGCCGCTTACGGCGCTGGCAGTTTCTGCACTTGAACCGAAAGATATTCCGCAAGGCGCAGCACTAAATAATATGATGCGGCAACTTGGAGGCTCGGTGGGGCTGGCTATGGTGAATACGTATTTGCATAACCGTAATGCCCTGCACCGATCTGATCTTGTTTCAAATGTTACGGAATATAATCCCCTGGCCATGCAGCGTGTTGCCGGCTACACCAATTTTTTCATGAGTAAAGGTTTCACTTTATTCGATGCCAATAAAAAAGCAATGGGTTTAATCGATGCAGGAATTGGGCGCCAGAGTAACTTGCTAAGTTTTAACGATGCCTATTTATTAGTCGGCGCTGTTTTTCTTTGTGCTTTGCCATTATTGTTTTTAGTTACAAAGAAAAAAGGAAGCAAGCCGCAAGTCATTTTGTCGGATCACTAA
- a CDS encoding class I SAM-dependent methyltransferase, giving the protein MDTDFDGVARPYDFISRLVFGDALVRAQVSLLSQILPDSSILIVGGGTGWILEEITKIHESGLEIIYVESSPKMIELSKKRSCKNNTVNFITARIEDYQTEKLFDIIITPFFFDLFKKDKIKFLFSGLNEKLRKDGLWFYTDFIPSKYQTKIWQKLLLKTMYLFFGILSKVEAFELVNMDFYFAEKYREVSKGWFYGKFIRSISYRKIML; this is encoded by the coding sequence ATGGACACTGATTTTGATGGAGTTGCCCGTCCGTATGATTTTATTAGCAGATTGGTATTTGGAGATGCCTTAGTAAGGGCGCAAGTAAGTTTGCTCTCTCAAATTTTACCAGATAGTAGCATTTTAATAGTTGGTGGAGGAACCGGTTGGATACTTGAAGAAATCACAAAAATCCATGAATCCGGTCTGGAAATTATTTACGTGGAATCGTCTCCGAAAATGATTGAATTATCTAAAAAAAGGAGCTGTAAAAATAATACTGTTAATTTCATTACTGCCCGGATTGAAGATTACCAAACTGAAAAGCTCTTTGACATCATCATAACACCCTTCTTTTTCGACCTTTTCAAAAAAGACAAGATTAAGTTTCTGTTTTCCGGATTAAATGAGAAGTTGAGGAAAGATGGATTGTGGTTTTATACTGATTTCATTCCGAGTAAATATCAAACCAAAATCTGGCAAAAACTCCTATTGAAGACAATGTATTTGTTTTTTGGAATATTAAGCAAAGTTGAAGCTTTCGAACTTGTGAATATGGATTTTTATTTTGCTGAAAAATATAGGGAAGTTTCAAAGGGGTGGTTTTACGGGAAGTTTATAAGGTCGATAAGTTACAGGAAAATAATGCTTTAA
- a CDS encoding IMP dehydrogenase yields MAQYLNETSRTFSEYLLIPGLTTKDCVPNKVSLKTPLTKFKKGEISDIELNVPFVSAIMQSVSDDNMAIALAKNGGLSFIFGSQSIEEQAEMIRKVKNHKSGFVISTANLTQEHTLKDVILLKGKTGHSTIAITDNGKPEGKLLGIVTSRDYRVTNDSLDKKVKEFMTPFSNLVTAELGISLKEANDIIWEHKLNSLPVIDENNNFKFFVFRKDYDNHKDNPLELSDSQKKLIVGAGINTRDYKERVPALVEAGADVLCIDSSDGFSEWQKETLEYIKTEFGGKVKVGAGNVVDKEGFLYLVEAGADFIKVGVGGGSICITRETKGIGRGQATALIEVADARDEYFKETGIYIPICSDGGIAQDYHMVLALAMGADFLMMGRYFARFDESPTRKLMVNGNYVKEYWGEGSNRARNWQRYDMGDTSDGLKFEEGVDSYVPYAGTLKDNLAITVGKIKSTMCSCGTISIPLLKEKAKITLVSSVSIVEGGAHDVIVKE; encoded by the coding sequence ATGGCTCAGTATTTAAACGAAACATCGAGAACTTTTAGCGAATACCTGTTAATTCCTGGTCTGACAACCAAGGATTGTGTTCCAAATAAGGTATCATTAAAAACGCCTTTGACAAAATTCAAAAAGGGAGAAATCTCTGATATAGAACTGAATGTGCCTTTTGTATCAGCCATCATGCAGTCGGTGTCTGATGATAATATGGCCATTGCATTGGCGAAAAACGGTGGGCTTTCATTCATTTTTGGTTCTCAATCCATTGAAGAGCAAGCTGAAATGATCAGAAAAGTGAAAAATCACAAATCCGGCTTTGTTATCAGCACTGCTAACCTTACGCAAGAACATACGCTAAAAGATGTCATTCTTTTAAAAGGGAAAACCGGACACTCAACCATCGCAATTACTGACAATGGAAAGCCTGAAGGAAAATTGCTGGGTATTGTGACGAGCAGAGATTACCGTGTCACAAACGATAGTCTGGATAAAAAGGTGAAGGAATTCATGACACCTTTTTCAAATCTTGTAACGGCAGAACTTGGAATTTCACTGAAAGAGGCAAATGATATTATTTGGGAACACAAGCTTAACAGTCTTCCTGTAATTGATGAAAATAACAATTTCAAATTCTTTGTTTTCAGAAAGGATTATGATAATCACAAAGACAATCCGTTGGAATTGTCTGATTCTCAAAAGAAATTAATCGTTGGTGCCGGTATCAACACAAGAGATTATAAAGAAAGAGTTCCTGCTTTGGTTGAAGCTGGTGCAGATGTTTTATGTATAGATTCGTCAGACGGATTTTCTGAATGGCAAAAAGAAACGCTGGAATACATCAAAACTGAGTTTGGCGGAAAAGTAAAAGTTGGTGCCGGGAATGTTGTTGACAAAGAAGGTTTCTTATACCTTGTTGAAGCAGGTGCTGATTTTATTAAGGTTGGTGTGGGCGGAGGATCTATTTGTATTACCAGAGAAACAAAAGGTATTGGCCGTGGCCAGGCGACTGCGCTTATTGAAGTGGCAGATGCACGTGACGAATATTTTAAAGAAACGGGAATTTATATTCCGATCTGTTCGGATGGAGGAATTGCCCAAGATTATCACATGGTGCTTGCTCTGGCCATGGGTGCTGACTTTCTGATGATGGGAAGATATTTCGCTCGTTTTGATGAAAGTCCGACACGGAAATTAATGGTTAATGGAAACTATGTAAAAGAGTATTGGGGTGAAGGTTCCAATCGTGCACGCAACTGGCAACGCTATGATATGGGTGATACCTCAGACGGGCTGAAATTCGAAGAAGGTGTTGACAGCTACGTTCCTTATGCTGGTACATTAAAAGACAATCTGGCAATAACTGTTGGTAAAATTAAATCAACCATGTGCAGCTGTGGAACAATTTCGATACCATTATTGAAAGAAAAAGCGAAAATTACATTAGTGTCTTCTGTAAGTATAGTTGAAGGCGGAGCACATGATGTGATTGTAAAAGAATAA
- a CDS encoding DUF983 domain-containing protein: MSKIVNVFRMKCPRCHQGNLFTKRNPYSLKDALKMPDNCPVCGQDFKIEPGFYIGALWTSFPIVIFLMTLLSVLLLVFVKMQLEWFFVAITIILFSLQPIIIRLGRAIWINIFVDFEENAENK, from the coding sequence ATGTCAAAAATAGTAAATGTTTTCAGGATGAAATGTCCGCGTTGTCATCAGGGAAACCTGTTTACAAAACGGAATCCATATAGTCTGAAAGACGCATTAAAAATGCCTGATAATTGTCCCGTTTGTGGTCAGGATTTCAAAATCGAACCTGGTTTTTATATCGGCGCTTTATGGACAAGTTTTCCAATCGTCATTTTCCTGATGACACTTTTATCTGTGCTTTTACTTGTCTTTGTCAAAATGCAGTTAGAATGGTTTTTCGTCGCCATTACCATCATTCTGTTTTCCTTGCAGCCAATAATCATTCGCTTGGGAAGGGCAATATGGATCAATATTTTTGTTGACTTTGAAGAAAATGCGGAGAATAAATGA
- a CDS encoding alpha/beta fold hydrolase → MKTIITSLAILLTMAFTSCNSESSPAPEKKAETVVLVHGAWQGAFTWKIVKSNLEKKGFTVVAVELPAHGDDTTPVAGLTLDSYSAKVISAIEAQPSKVILVGHSLGGMVISAVAEKVPAKIAKLVYLAAFLPQNQQSLFEISGADKQTLLPKALEVSADQSTISVKSDSLINIFCQDGSAEIKQLILSKNRTEPLLPLTNKVTLTDANFGSVTKFYIRTINDHAIGINLQDQMIKTTTIKKVYSLTAGHTAHLSQPNEVSAIIEEIAAIK, encoded by the coding sequence ATGAAAACGATCATCACATCCCTGGCAATTTTGCTTACAATGGCATTCACTTCATGTAATTCAGAATCCAGTCCGGCACCTGAAAAGAAAGCAGAAACCGTAGTTTTAGTCCATGGCGCCTGGCAGGGCGCTTTTACCTGGAAAATTGTCAAAAGTAATTTAGAGAAAAAAGGATTTACTGTTGTTGCCGTGGAATTGCCCGCTCACGGAGATGATACTACGCCAGTTGCCGGTTTGACGCTGGACAGTTATAGCGCAAAAGTAATTTCGGCTATTGAGGCACAACCTTCCAAGGTAATTCTGGTAGGTCATAGTTTGGGCGGCATGGTGATTTCTGCGGTTGCTGAAAAAGTGCCTGCCAAAATAGCCAAACTTGTCTATTTGGCTGCATTTCTTCCCCAAAATCAACAATCCTTATTTGAAATTTCCGGCGCTGATAAACAAACGCTTTTACCAAAAGCTCTGGAAGTAAGTGCAGACCAGTCAACAATCTCTGTAAAATCAGACAGTCTGATCAATATTTTCTGCCAGGATGGAAGTGCTGAAATTAAACAACTTATCTTATCAAAAAACAGAACAGAACCACTTTTGCCTTTGACGAATAAAGTGACTTTAACAGACGCAAATTTCGGAAGTGTTACAAAATTTTACATTCGTACGATTAATGATCATGCGATCGGTATCAATTTGCAGGATCAAATGATTAAAACGACAACGATTAAAAAAGTATACAGCTTAACAGCGGGACATACAGCGCATCTTTCTCAGCCTAATGAAGTTTCTGCAATTATTGAAGAGATTGCTGCGATTAAATAA
- a CDS encoding UbiA family prenyltransferase has translation MILKIGNSLQVGAKLVKFIFFGNYFVGTLAVALSLETAFQLQIHFNSLTYYLLLFFGTVMYYTYAYSGITSANNSVNPRTIWYAEHHDFIKWSQPFLLVICTILSSVLLIQYYENILRLPVAYWIVVGAICLAAILYYGLIPKSFIKLNLRNTGWLKAFIIGFVWACCVNLLPLVVLQIERGTYYVDPVFALWLFVKNWMFCTVNAIMFDLKDYEDDSNQQLKTFVVRYGLEKTIFFVLIPLLTIGVVSLSLFAHFRHFKTIIFLFNLTPFILMLVVAWSMLKHKNILYYLIVIDGLLLIKAICGIAGSQFIH, from the coding sequence TTGATTTTGAAAATCGGAAATAGCTTACAGGTGGGAGCAAAATTGGTAAAATTTATCTTTTTCGGAAATTACTTTGTCGGTACGCTGGCTGTCGCTCTTTCTTTGGAAACCGCTTTTCAGCTTCAAATTCATTTTAACTCCTTAACATATTATTTGCTATTGTTTTTTGGAACGGTGATGTACTATACCTATGCGTATTCAGGTATCACAAGCGCTAACAATTCCGTAAATCCAAGAACAATCTGGTATGCCGAACATCATGATTTCATCAAATGGAGCCAGCCTTTTTTGCTTGTCATCTGCACGATTTTATCATCCGTTTTGCTAATTCAATATTATGAAAATATACTCCGATTGCCAGTCGCATACTGGATTGTCGTGGGAGCAATCTGCCTTGCTGCGATTTTATATTACGGTTTGATACCCAAATCCTTTATAAAATTAAATTTGCGAAATACTGGCTGGCTCAAAGCATTTATTATCGGATTTGTTTGGGCCTGCTGTGTAAATTTATTACCCCTCGTAGTTTTACAAATTGAACGTGGCACATATTACGTCGATCCGGTTTTTGCACTTTGGCTGTTTGTTAAAAACTGGATGTTTTGTACAGTAAATGCCATCATGTTTGATTTGAAGGATTATGAAGACGACTCAAACCAGCAGCTAAAAACATTTGTGGTTCGTTACGGATTAGAAAAAACAATCTTTTTTGTTTTGATACCTTTGCTAACGATTGGTGTAGTTTCTCTGTCTCTTTTTGCGCATTTCCGACATTTCAAAACGATTATTTTCCTATTTAACTTAACACCTTTTATTCTGATGCTGGTCGTTGCCTGGTCTATGCTCAAACATAAAAATATTTTATACTATCTTATTGTCATTGATGGACTTTTACTGATAAAAGCAATATGTGGCATAGCCGGATCACAATTTATTCACTAG